Proteins encoded by one window of Ignavibacteriota bacterium:
- a CDS encoding deoxyhypusine synthase, with protein sequence MSDKSKFLNKETLVEHIDITKFNNVEMVDAMGKMAFQARNLNRAAKIFNMMMDDKECVSYLTLAGSLISAGLKKVVVDMLENNMCDAIVSTGANIVDQDFLEALGFRHYQGTPFVDDNELRELMIDRIYDTYIDEEDLRVCDMTVAEIANSMEPGSYSSREFIREMGKWLVMNNKGEGSIIRTAYEKGVPIFCPAFSDCSAGFGLVHHQYYAKGEVVAIDSAKDFLELTKTKIEVGDSGIFMIGGGVPKNFIQDVVVAAEVLGIEADMHKYAVQITVADERDGALSGSTLKEASSWGKVETTWEQMVFSEATIAMPLIVGYAYHKESWKGRKERRFNDLLDK encoded by the coding sequence ATGTCGGATAAAAGCAAATTTCTGAACAAAGAAACGCTTGTTGAGCATATTGACATTACAAAATTTAACAATGTGGAAATGGTTGATGCCATGGGCAAGATGGCATTTCAAGCCCGCAACCTGAACCGTGCAGCAAAAATATTTAATATGATGATGGATGATAAGGAGTGTGTTTCTTATCTTACTCTCGCCGGTTCGCTTATCAGTGCGGGTCTGAAAAAAGTTGTCGTGGACATGCTCGAAAACAATATGTGCGATGCAATTGTTTCGACCGGTGCAAATATTGTTGACCAGGATTTCCTCGAAGCTCTTGGTTTCAGACATTATCAGGGTACTCCGTTTGTAGATGATAACGAACTTCGCGAGCTTATGATTGACCGCATTTATGACACTTATATTGACGAGGAAGACTTACGCGTTTGCGATATGACAGTAGCTGAAATCGCCAATTCAATGGAGCCGGGTTCATACAGCTCACGTGAATTTATCCGCGAAATGGGTAAATGGCTTGTGATGAATAACAAAGGCGAAGGTTCAATCATTCGTACTGCTTATGAAAAGGGTGTTCCAATTTTCTGCCCTGCGTTTTCAGATTGTTCAGCCGGTTTCGGATTAGTTCATCATCAGTATTATGCAAAGGGTGAAGTTGTTGCTATTGACTCAGCAAAAGATTTCCTCGAGCTTACAAAAACAAAAATTGAAGTAGGAGATTCAGGTATTTTTATGATTGGTGGCGGCGTTCCAAAGAATTTCATTCAGGATGTTGTTGTAGCTGCTGAAGTGCTTGGCATAGAAGCAGATATGCACAAATATGCAGTTCAGATTACAGTTGCTGACGAGCGTGACGGTGCATTGTCCGGCTCTACACTCAAAGAAGCAAGCTCATGGGGTAAAGTTGAAACTACATGGGAGCAGATGGTATTTTCTGAAGCTACAATAGCTATGCCTCTCATCGTCGGCTATGCTTATCATAAAGAAAGCTGGAAAGGACGCAAAGAACGCCGTTTCAATGATTTGCTCGACAAATAA